One stretch of Armigeres subalbatus isolate Guangzhou_Male chromosome 2, GZ_Asu_2, whole genome shotgun sequence DNA includes these proteins:
- the LOC134210276 gene encoding putative per-hexamer repeat protein 5, with product MARAQAELGGTSNERSSRNFAKGKSKGKGKGKGKGKGKGKGKGKGKGKGKGKGKGKGKGKGKGKGKGKGKGKGKGKGKGKGKGKGTGKGKGKGKGKGKGKGKGKGKGKGKGKGKGKGKGKGKGKGKGKGKGKGKGKGKGKGKGKGKGKGKGEDKGKGKGKGKGKGKGKGKGKGKGKGKGKGKGKGKGKGKGKGKGKGKGKGKGKGKGKGFHNECLCYYNLTTPCTV from the coding sequence AATGAGCGGTCATCACGGAATTTCGCCAAAGGCAAAAGCAAAGGCAAAGGCAAAGGCAAAGGCAAAGGCAAAGGCAAAGGCAAAGGCAAAGGCAAAGGCAAAGGCAAAGGCAAAGGCAAAGGCAAAGGCAAAGGCAAAGGCAAAGGCAAAGGCAAAGGCAAAGGCAAAGGCAAAGGCAAAGGCAAAGGCAAAGGCAAAGGCAAAGGCAAAGGCAAAGGCACAGGCAAAGGCAAAGGCAAAGGCAAAGGCAAAGGCAAAGGCAAAGGCAAAGGCAAAGGCAAAGGCAAAGGCAAAGGCAAAGGCAAAGGCAAAGGCAAAGGCAAAGGCAAAGGCAAAGGCAAAGGCAAAGGCAAAGGCAAAGGCAAAGGCAAAGGCAAAGGCAAAGGCAAAGGCAAAGGCAAAGGCAAAGGCAAAGGCGAGGACAAAGGCAAAGGCAAAGGCAAAGGCAAAGGCAAAGGCAAAGGCAAAGGCAAAGGCAAAGGCAAAGGCAAAGGCAAAGGCAAAGGCAAAGGCAAAGGCAAAGGCAAAGGCAAAGGCAAAGGCAAAGGCAAAGGCAAAGGCAAAGGCAAAGGCAAAGGCAAAGGCAAAGGTTTCCACAACGAATGTTTATGTTATTACAACTTGACAACGCCctgcacagtataa